The Candidatus Cloacimonadota bacterium genome includes the window ACGATAATTTCCATTTTGAAAGTGAATGGTAGGACTGAAAAAAATATTGAATTGTTTTTTCTGACTGTAAGTAGAAGACAGATAAAATACATTTTTGGGAGCTGTATCTTCATATTTGGCAGAACGATAGCGAAGATATGATAAAACTCCACCGTAAAACTCGGTTTCATTGGAATAGCCTGCGATAGGATAAGCAGCGAGTTCCGTTTTGGCTGGAAGTGATAAGATTATGGCTAAAAGAATGAATGCAAGGAAGAAAAATCTCAAAGTTTACCACCTGTTATAAAGAATTCTTCGCCCGTAATATAGCTGTTTTCATCCGAAAGCAGAAAGTCGCAAACGCCGAGCAGATCCTTGAATGAAGCGCATCTTTTTAGAGGAATTTCACGCAGTTTTTCATTGTAATATTCTTCGCGGAACTTGCGATAGCTTTCTGAATATTGACTGTCATCAATTTTTATCGGTCCGGGAGAAACCGTGTTGATGATGATGTTGTTGTCTGCTTCTTCAATAGCGAGTGTTCTTCCCAGATTGGCTATTGCTGCTTTAGAAGCTGCATAAGCTGAACCTTTTGGTAGTCCGATGCGGGAGACATTTGAGCCGAAAAGAACGATTTTTCCATTTTTGTTTTTTCTAAAATAAGGTATCAAACACTTCAGCAGGTTAAATGTTCCAATCACATTTATTTTAATAATAGAATTCCACAATTCGGGGTCGGTATCGATCATATCCTGAACATTATGGTTCCTGGCTGTGGCAGTATGAATCAACCGGTTTGGCAGCCATCCAGTTTCATCAAAAGTTTTATTCAATTTTGCTTGCAGATCTTCAAGATCAGTAAGATCGGTTTTCAAAATTCTTACATTTTTTAGATGGAATAGATCATCGATTCTGTGTGTATCTTTATGAACGATAAGAACAAGATTGATCTTTCTCTGGCTAAGTGTATGAGCCAGATAAGATCCCACATTTCCACCAGCTCCTGTAAGAATAAGTGCTTTATCCATGTAATTTCTCCTTGAGTTTATCCAAAATTGTATGAGCAACCTCAAATTTGGTTCCGCAGATTTTTTCCTCAACTTCAGGTGAAATCAGAGTTATCTCAGTTTCATCTTTTCCCGAAACATTTAGATTGTTTGCAGCGATGAAATCCAGGTTTTTTGCTTTCAACTTTTTGCGTGCATTTTCTACAATATTTTCCGTTTCAGCCGCGAATCCGACTAATATCTGATCTCTGGTCTTTTGCCGTCCTAATTCTGCTAAAATGTCTTTTGTTCTCTTCATTTGTAAATTCAAAGAATCACTTTTTTTTATCTTATGATCAGATTTCGTTGCAGGAGTAAAATCTGCTACAGCTGCTGTTTTGATAGTGATTTTGTGTTTAGGAAATTCATTGATTACAATATCATACATTTCTTGTGCAGAAATAGTTTCTATACTTTTAAAATATTCCGGAATTTCTTCAGCTACTGCTGCATGAACAAGGGTAACTTTTGCGCCTCGGAAATGGGCAGCACGCGCCAGAGCAAGTCCCATCTTCCCGGAAGAGTAATTGGTGATAAACCGCATCGGATCAATGCTTTCCCGGCAGGCACCAGCTGTTATCAAAATTGGAATGTCTTTTAAATCTTGTTTATAAGAAAGATACGTTCCGGCAAAATGAATGATTTCATTTGTTTTGGGAAAGCGTCCTTTTCCTTCATAACCGCAGGCAAGTTTTCCATATTCCGGTTCCATGAAGAAATATCCATGATCAGTGAGTTTCTGTATATTTTCTTGAACAAGAGGGTTTTCGTACATGTGAATATTCATGGCAGGAACGAAACAGACAGGTGCAGTAGTTGCCATGATCGTGGTTGAAAGCAGATCATCAGCAATACCTGAAGCAACCTTTCCGATGATATTTGCTGTGGCAGGAG containing:
- a CDS encoding SDR family oxidoreductase; translated protein: MDKALILTGAGGNVGSYLAHTLSQRKINLVLIVHKDTHRIDDLFHLKNVRILKTDLTDLEDLQAKLNKTFDETGWLPNRLIHTATARNHNVQDMIDTDPELWNSIIKINVIGTFNLLKCLIPYFRKNKNGKIVLFGSNVSRIGLPKGSAYAASKAAIANLGRTLAIEEADNNIIINTVSPGPIKIDDSQYSESYRKFREEYYNEKLREIPLKRCASFKDLLGVCDFLLSDENSYITGEEFFITGGKL
- the coaBC gene encoding bifunctional phosphopantothenoylcysteine decarboxylase/phosphopantothenate--cysteine ligase CoaBC, which gives rise to MFKNKKILLGVTGGIAAYKAVDVASMLTKLGAEVRTILTSNACELISPVTFKSITHQKVVTRLFDAEADIEHISLADWADLVLIAPATANIIGKVASGIADDLLSTTIMATTAPVCFVPAMNIHMYENPLVQENIQKLTDHGYFFMEPEYGKLACGYEGKGRFPKTNEIIHFAGTYLSYKQDLKDIPILITAGACRESIDPMRFITNYSSGKMGLALARAAHFRGAKVTLVHAAVAEEIPEYFKSIETISAQEMYDIVINEFPKHKITIKTAAVADFTPATKSDHKIKKSDSLNLQMKRTKDILAELGRQKTRDQILVGFAAETENIVENARKKLKAKNLDFIAANNLNVSGKDETEITLISPEVEEKICGTKFEVAHTILDKLKEKLHG